The following proteins are co-located in the Rattus norvegicus strain BN/NHsdMcwi chromosome X, GRCr8, whole genome shotgun sequence genome:
- the Cxhxorf49 gene encoding uncharacterized protein CXorf49 homolog — MSSPDEASFRGTNLGPESGEPSERRRFPQGFARGHGLGPEERLLRSREDKMCLPVSKTFPYDSWLDREEMEGRSVIWGCEGRPGTPVDDRGDSLDFVQHLAVEGTSFGQHLANREAWGVHRHPSPQTCAAEPFSIWGDSDASMIRRGTRPLTSTEGKQFTASQLHPRALGRGRAWMTPRRSATSRMITSDDAQYPSSDPESSDEFSEIQMMRVTICLKEGNQPKSTGLTELEDPARHTNVHGRENFVHVPSTLLATTPRGLSSAIEKQASGELESSLSKKKQSMVWGKEGSRPSHQGATAAAAATISASATASTAAPAPVAVASGGFPKTSPRKKPPSEKPSQWDASRGPVGRTFPPWGQRLKSAPVEPATFPPISGVALLGKASKCSLPSGPKECKPFCTGKKFMVKKSRETQAGPKEDNNSPRDPGLQAQVPPHRAEQPSVCMYRGEMSSGDCNTRASQVPGNLQFLSLSQRCPRPRAPAPAGDQEIPLRLPFPVGDRQYPVQGVGGCQQCLMFQKEIDELKEQLAVMQALNEKLQDL, encoded by the exons ATGAGCTCTCCTGATGAGGCGTCTTTTCGGGGTACCAACTTGGGGCCAGAAAGTGGGGAGCCCTCAGAAAGACGCCGGTTTCCCCAGGGATTCGCAAGGGGACATGGCCTAGGACCTGAGGAGAGGCTGTTACGAAGCAGAGAAGACAAAATGTGTCTCCCGGTTTCCAAGACTTTCCCGTATGACTCCTGGTTAGacagggaggagatggagggaaggTCAGTCATTTGGGGCTGCGAAGGTCGGCCTGGCACTCCGGTTGATGACAGGGGGGACAGTTTGGACTTTGTACAGCATCTAGCTGTAGAAGGTACAAGCTTCGGGCAGCATTTAGCCAACCGGGAGGCCTGGGGTGTCCACAGACATCCGTCTCCACAAACCTGTGCTGCCGAGCCCTTTAGCATTTGGGGAGACTCAGATGCTAGCATGATCAGGAGAGGGACGCGGCCTTTGACCTCTACGGAAGGGAAGCAGTTCACAGCTAGCCAACTGCACCCCAGAGCTCTGGGGCGAGGCAGGGCTTGGATGACCCCAAGAAGAAGTGCCACAAGTAGGATGATAACCAGTGATGATGCTCAATATCCATCCTCCGACCCTGAGTCTTCTGATGAGTTCAGTGAGATACAGATGATGAGGGTAACCATTTGTCTCAAAGAAGGAAACCAGCCCAAGTCCACTGGCCTCACTGAACTGGAAGATCCAGCCAGACACACGAATGTCCATGGTAGGGAAAATTTTGTCCATGTGCCTTCCACTTTGCTGGCTACTACTCCAAGAGGACTCAGTTCAGCCATAGAAAAGCAGGCTTCAGGGGAGCTAGAAAGCTCTTTGTCTAAGAAAAAGCAGAGTATGGTTTGGGGCAAAGAAGGGAGCAGGCCCAGCCACCAAGGAGCTactgcagctgctgctgccacTATCagtgcctctgccactgcctctacTGCCGCCCCTGCCCCTGTTGCTGTTGCTTCCGGTGGCTTTCCCAAGACCAGTCCTAGAAAGAAGCCACCCTCAGAAAAGCCATCTCAGTGGGATGCCTCAAGAGGACCGGTGGGGAGAACCTTCCCACCATGGGGACAGAGACTCAAGTCAGCTCCTGTAGAACCAGCCACTTTCCCCCCAATCTCAGGGGTTGCCCTGCTAGGGAAGGCCAGTAAATGCTCACTGCCTTCAGGACCCAAAGAGTGTAAGCCCTTCTGCACTGGGAAGAAATTCATGGTAAAGAAGTCAAGGGAGACACAGGCAGGGCCCAAAGAAGATAATAACTCACCAAGAGATCCTGGACTGCAGGCCCAA GTTCCACCACACAGGGCAGAGCAGCCTTCCGTGTGCATGTATCGTGGAGAAATGAGCAGTGGAGACTGCAACACCAGAGCATCTCAAGTTCCAGGAAACCTGCAGTTCCTGTCCTTGAGCCAGAGATGTCCCAGACCCAGAGCACCTGCCCCTGCTG gTGACCAGGAAATACCTCTACGCCTACCATTCCCAGTTGGAGACAGGCAGTACCCAGTACAAGGAGTAGGGGGCTGCCAACAG TGTCTGATGTTCCAGAAGGAAATAGATGAACTCAAGGAACAACTAG CGGTCATGCAGGCCCTCAACGAAAAGTTACAGGATCTCTGA